The Prochlorococcus marinus CUG1416 genome has a segment encoding these proteins:
- the ffh gene encoding signal recognition particle protein translates to MFDELSSRFEDAVKGLKGEAKISENNINDALNQVKRALLDADVSLSVVKDFISDVKDKAIGEEVVRGVNPGQKFIEVVNKELINIMGNENSPLNENKNSPTVILMAGLQGAGKTTATGKLGLYLKEKEKKVLLVAADIYRPAAVEQLKTLGSQYDLEVFSAKEKNSKPEEITKDALNYASENNFNSIIIDTAGRLQIDDSMMSEMVRIKEVSNPDEVLLVVDSMIGQEAADLTKSFHEKVGISGAILTKLDGDSRGGAALSIRKISGKPIKFIGVGEKIEALQPFHPERMASRILGMGDVLTLVEKAQKEVELADAEAMQKKLQEATFDFNDFVKQMRLIKRMGSLGGLIKLIPGMNKIDDGMIKDGEDQLKKIESMISSMTLEEKQKPEVLAAQPSRRQRIAQGSGYEAKDVDKVLADFQRMRGFMKQMSNGGMPGMGGMPGMGGMPGMGGMPGMGGMGGMGSNKPMKKQKNNKKKKGFADL, encoded by the coding sequence ATGTTTGATGAACTCTCATCACGCTTTGAAGACGCAGTAAAAGGTTTAAAAGGCGAAGCAAAAATTAGTGAAAATAATATTAATGATGCCTTGAATCAGGTAAAAAGAGCACTTCTTGATGCCGATGTTAGTTTGTCTGTAGTAAAAGATTTTATATCAGATGTTAAAGATAAAGCTATCGGAGAAGAAGTAGTTAGGGGTGTAAACCCAGGTCAAAAATTTATAGAAGTTGTAAATAAAGAATTGATTAACATTATGGGGAATGAAAATTCTCCATTAAACGAAAATAAAAATAGTCCCACTGTTATTTTAATGGCTGGACTTCAGGGAGCTGGTAAAACAACTGCAACAGGAAAATTAGGCCTTTATTTGAAGGAAAAAGAAAAAAAAGTTCTTTTGGTGGCTGCAGATATTTATCGGCCAGCAGCTGTAGAACAACTTAAAACATTAGGAAGTCAATACGACTTAGAAGTTTTTTCAGCAAAAGAGAAAAATAGCAAACCAGAAGAGATAACGAAGGACGCATTGAATTATGCGAGTGAAAATAATTTTAACTCGATCATTATTGATACTGCAGGAAGATTGCAAATTGATGATTCAATGATGAGTGAAATGGTTCGGATAAAGGAAGTTTCTAATCCTGATGAAGTTTTGCTTGTTGTTGATTCTATGATTGGGCAAGAAGCTGCTGATTTGACAAAGTCTTTTCATGAAAAAGTAGGAATTTCAGGGGCGATACTAACTAAGTTGGATGGCGACTCTAGAGGAGGAGCGGCTTTATCAATAAGAAAAATAAGTGGTAAACCTATCAAATTCATAGGTGTAGGCGAAAAGATAGAGGCACTGCAACCATTCCATCCAGAAAGAATGGCTAGCCGAATTTTAGGAATGGGTGATGTATTAACACTTGTTGAAAAAGCACAAAAGGAAGTCGAGCTTGCTGATGCAGAAGCTATGCAAAAGAAACTTCAAGAAGCAACTTTTGACTTTAATGATTTTGTTAAGCAAATGAGATTAATAAAAAGGATGGGCTCACTTGGTGGATTAATAAAATTAATACCTGGTATGAATAAAATCGACGATGGGATGATAAAAGATGGAGAAGATCAGCTTAAGAAAATAGAATCTATGATTTCATCAATGACTCTTGAGGAGAAACAAAAACCTGAAGTCCTTGCTGCTCAGCCTTCCAGAAGACAAAGGATTGCTCAGGGTAGTGGTTATGAAGCAAAAGATGTAGATAAAGTATTAGCTGATTTTCAAAGAATGAGAGGTTTTATGAAACAAATGTCGAATGGAGGAATGCCTGGAATGGGAGGAATGCCTGGAATGGGAGGAATGCCTGGAATGGGAGGAATGCCTGGAATGGGAGGAATGGGAGGAATGGGTAGTAATAAGCCGATGAAAAAACAGAAAAATAATAAAAAGAAAAAAGGGTTTGCTGATTTATAG
- the pdhA gene encoding pyruvate dehydrogenase (acetyl-transferring) E1 component subunit alpha — protein sequence METHVERISNLQDIKKAQLDRETGLFLYEDMTLGRRFEDKCAEMYYRGKMFGFVHLYNGQEAISTGVIGAMKKKHDWFCSTYRDHVHALSAGVPSFEVMSELFGKATGCSKGRGGSMHLFSREHHLLGGYAFIGEGIPVALGAAFSSKYKKEVLGNNNSDAVTAAFFGDGTCNNGQFFECLNMAQLWKLPIIFVVENNKWAIGMAHDRATSNPEIWRKASAFGMHGEEVDGMDVLAVRGAAQRAIKRARAGEGPTLLECLTYRYRGHSLADPDELRAEKEKEFWGKRDPIKKLAKEIIEGKFATQEELKNIEKKIDKEITDSVKDALDSPEPPSEELTKYIWAED from the coding sequence TTGGAAACACACGTAGAGAGAATCTCAAATCTTCAAGACATAAAAAAAGCCCAATTAGATCGAGAAACAGGATTATTTCTTTATGAAGATATGACACTTGGTCGAAGATTCGAAGATAAGTGTGCAGAAATGTACTATAGGGGGAAAATGTTTGGTTTCGTTCATTTATATAACGGTCAAGAGGCAATTAGCACTGGAGTAATTGGCGCCATGAAAAAGAAACATGATTGGTTTTGTAGCACCTACCGCGATCATGTTCATGCACTAAGTGCAGGTGTTCCCTCTTTTGAAGTTATGAGTGAACTTTTTGGTAAAGCTACAGGTTGTAGTAAAGGCCGAGGAGGGTCCATGCACTTATTTTCACGAGAGCATCACTTATTGGGAGGATATGCATTTATTGGAGAAGGCATACCAGTGGCTTTAGGAGCAGCCTTTTCAAGCAAATATAAAAAGGAAGTTCTTGGGAATAATAATAGTGATGCAGTAACTGCGGCATTCTTTGGAGATGGAACTTGCAATAATGGACAGTTTTTTGAATGTTTAAATATGGCCCAATTATGGAAATTACCTATAATTTTTGTTGTTGAGAATAATAAATGGGCTATTGGTATGGCTCACGATAGAGCAACCAGCAATCCCGAAATCTGGAGAAAAGCCTCTGCTTTTGGCATGCATGGTGAGGAAGTTGATGGGATGGATGTATTAGCAGTAAGAGGGGCAGCACAAAGAGCAATTAAACGAGCTAGGGCAGGAGAGGGGCCCACTCTTTTAGAATGCTTAACTTACAGATATAGAGGTCATTCTCTTGCAGATCCTGATGAATTAAGGGCAGAAAAAGAGAAGGAGTTTTGGGGCAAAAGAGATCCAATTAAGAAATTAGCCAAAGAAATTATTGAGGGTAAATTCGCAACCCAAGAAGAATTAAAAAATATTGAAAAGAAAATAGATAAAGAGATAACTGATTCTGTTAAAGATGCTTTAGATTCACCTGAACCACCTTCAGAAGAATTAACTAAATATATTTGGGCTGAAGATTAG
- a CDS encoding IMS domain-containing protein, with the protein MELPLDHFRLIGVSPSATSEEILRAFQLRLDKTPDEGFTYEVLTQRSELLRLTADLLTDPESRREYENLLLNGASGLEFSSNREVAGLILLWESGSPKEAFKITRKALQPPQTPALGSSREADLTLLAALTSRDSAIQEQQLRSYSNAADFLHEGIQLLQRMGKLGEIRKDLEEDLVSLLPFRILDLLSRDLNDQESHKKGLSMLENLIVKRGGLEGNNKSEYGNYLNQQEFEAFFQQIKPYLTVQEQIDLFLGLQKRGSLEAGFLAFLSLTAIGFSRRKPEKLFEARRILKKLNLSGLDSMPLVGCLDLLLADIEKASARFSSSSDEKLRDWLNNYPGNNLEAICIFCKNWLENDVLVGYRDIDLKEVDLDSWFEDREIQEFIETLEKKSNKTTIKSNFQNQQIKKESSTKITDDFDSTLDNIDESRLPLPGGIKQAYEKLDIQENKFNEEIFKNKPIEFYKYLIEKIAELKFVFGEFLEDKHITSRTPYLIYLYAFLILFTFGIGIGFLRNNFKNSIQDDAVEDKPFIALDKNQKVSDNDITQEIKKNSSNKLNSIPEKSTAINSSKFKALTTASPSLEEVRDLINIWLLKKSNYLAGKSELNLSTIVSNGLIDRTIEERQNDIKKGIYKQITSQILNIDLKSQTSSRIVVLVELNYLEGILKDSGEFVNETSLNPLKVKYILGFSNKSWKLVDFVSGL; encoded by the coding sequence TTGGAACTTCCTTTAGACCATTTTCGTTTAATTGGCGTAAGCCCCTCCGCAACATCTGAGGAAATATTAAGGGCGTTTCAGTTAAGGTTAGATAAAACTCCTGATGAAGGTTTTACTTATGAAGTTCTAACCCAAAGATCAGAGTTGCTTCGTTTAACTGCTGATTTGCTCACAGATCCAGAAAGTAGGAGAGAATACGAAAATTTGTTACTTAATGGAGCCTCTGGATTAGAGTTTTCTTCAAATAGAGAAGTAGCGGGGTTAATACTTCTTTGGGAATCAGGTTCACCTAAAGAAGCTTTTAAAATCACAAGAAAAGCTTTGCAGCCTCCACAAACCCCAGCTTTAGGCAGTAGTCGAGAAGCTGATTTAACTTTATTGGCTGCTTTAACATCAAGAGATTCTGCGATACAAGAACAACAGCTTAGATCCTATTCAAACGCTGCAGATTTTTTACATGAAGGTATTCAACTTCTGCAAAGAATGGGAAAGCTTGGAGAAATAAGGAAAGATCTTGAAGAAGACTTGGTTTCTCTGCTTCCTTTCAGGATTCTAGATCTCCTTAGTAGGGATTTAAATGATCAGGAGTCTCATAAAAAAGGTTTAAGTATGTTGGAAAATTTAATAGTTAAAAGAGGTGGTTTAGAAGGTAATAATAAATCTGAATATGGAAATTATTTAAATCAACAAGAGTTTGAAGCTTTTTTTCAACAAATTAAGCCATATTTGACTGTTCAAGAACAGATAGATTTGTTTCTTGGATTACAAAAAAGAGGATCATTAGAAGCAGGATTTTTAGCTTTTTTATCCTTGACAGCAATTGGTTTCTCAAGAAGAAAGCCGGAAAAATTATTTGAAGCGAGGAGGATATTAAAGAAACTAAATTTATCAGGTCTTGATTCAATGCCTCTTGTTGGTTGTTTAGACTTGCTACTAGCAGATATTGAAAAGGCCTCTGCAAGGTTCTCCAGCAGTTCTGATGAAAAATTACGAGATTGGCTTAACAATTATCCAGGCAATAACTTGGAGGCGATATGTATTTTCTGTAAAAATTGGTTGGAGAATGATGTTTTAGTTGGTTATAGAGATATTGACTTAAAAGAAGTGGATTTAGATTCTTGGTTTGAAGATAGAGAAATTCAAGAATTTATTGAAACATTAGAAAAGAAATCAAATAAAACTACAATTAAATCAAATTTTCAGAACCAACAGATCAAAAAAGAATCTTCTACAAAAATCACAGATGATTTTGATAGTACATTAGATAATATTGATGAAAGTAGATTACCTTTGCCAGGTGGCATAAAACAAGCATATGAAAAGCTTGATATTCAAGAAAATAAATTCAATGAGGAAATCTTCAAGAATAAACCAATAGAGTTTTATAAGTACTTAATCGAAAAAATTGCTGAATTAAAGTTTGTTTTTGGAGAATTTCTTGAGGATAAACATATTACCAGTCGCACACCTTACTTAATTTATTTATATGCTTTTTTGATCTTATTCACATTTGGTATTGGCATTGGATTTTTAAGAAATAATTTTAAAAATTCAATTCAGGATGATGCTGTTGAGGATAAACCTTTTATAGCTTTAGATAAAAATCAAAAGGTTAGTGATAACGATATTACTCAAGAAATAAAAAAAAATTCTTCAAATAAATTAAATTCAATCCCTGAGAAATCTACTGCAATTAATTCCTCTAAATTCAAAGCACTTACTACAGCATCGCCTTCTTTAGAAGAGGTAAGAGATTTAATTAATATATGGCTTCTGAAAAAAAGTAATTACTTAGCTGGAAAGAGTGAACTTAATCTCTCTACGATTGTTAGTAATGGTTTGATTGATAGAACAATTGAAGAAAGACAAAATGACATAAAGAAAGGAATTTATAAACAAATTACTTCCCAAATACTTAATATAGATTTGAAATCGCAGACTTCCTCTAGGATTGTTGTTTTAGTTGAATTAAATTATTTAGAGGGAATATTAAAGGATTCTGGGGAATTTGTTAACGAAACATCATTGAATCCTCTAAAGGTTAAATATATTTTGGGTTTTTCTAATAAATCATGGAAATTGGTTGATTTTGTAAGTGGCTTGTAA